In one Pempheris klunzingeri isolate RE-2024b chromosome 8, fPemKlu1.hap1, whole genome shotgun sequence genomic region, the following are encoded:
- the LOC139205224 gene encoding tripartite motif-containing protein 16-like — translation MAQKGVQLDRETFSCSICLDPLKDPVTIPCGHNYCMSCIRAHWDGEDEKRMYSCPQCRQTFTPRPVLLKNTMLAALVEELKKTGLQAAPADHCYAGAEDVACDFCTGRKLKALKSCLVCLVSYCEQHLQPHYEVAALKKHKLVEPSRKLQENICSRHDEVMKIFCRTDQQSICYLCSLDQHKGHDTVPAAAERTERQTELERSRLNIQQRIQDREKDLKELQQEVEDICSSADEAVEHGEETFSELIRLMERRSSELKRQVRSQQEAEVSRVKELQEELEQEIRELKRRDAELEELSHTEDHSQFVHSYRSLPALREDTHSSSINIRPLRHFEDVTAAVSELREKLQDALRDHWTNISLTVTQVEVLLPQPEPTTRAGFLRYAQQITLDPNTAHRELLLSEENRKVTRVTQQQSYSDHPDRFTNRPQVLSRESLTGRCYWEVEIRGRRWWFDVAVTYKSIRRDGGSEDSRLGFNDKSWSLYCGPNIYHFYHNSVKTPVSGPRSSRVGVYLDHRAGVLSFYSVSETMTLLHRVQTSFTQPLHAGVWINYSPGSSAEFCKLT, via the coding sequence ATGGCGCAGAAAGGAGTCCAGCTGGACCGTGAAACCTTCTCCTGTTCGATCTGTCTGGATCCACTGAAGGATCCGGTGACGATTCCCTGTGGTCACAACTACTGCATGAGCTGTATTAGAGCCCActgggatggagaggatgagaagaggatgtacagctgccctcagtgcaggcagacgttcacaccgaggcctgtcctgctgaaaaacaccatgttagcagctttagtggaggagctgaagaagacgggactccaggctgctcctgctgatcactgctacgctggagctgaagatgtggcctgtgatttctgcactgggaggaaactgaaagccctcaagtcctgtctggtctgtctggtgtcttactgtgagcaacacctgcagcctcactatgaagtggctgcattaaagaaacacaagctggtggagccgtccaggaagctccaggagaacatctgctctcgtcacgatgaggtgatgaagataTTCTGCCGCACCGATCAGCAGagtatctgttatctctgctctttggaccaacataaaggccacgacacagtgccagctgcagcagagaggactgagaggcagacagagctggagaggagtcgcctgaacatccagcagaggatccaggacagagagaaagacctgaaggagctccagcaggaggtggaggacatctgcagctctgccgatgaagcagtggagcacGGCGAGGAGACGTTCAGCGAGCTGATccgtctgatggagagaaggagctctgagctgaagcggcaggtcagatcccagcaggaagccgaagtgagtcgagtcaaagagcttcaggaggagctggagcaggagatcagggagctgaagaggagggacgccgagctggaggagctctcacacacagaggatcacagccagtttgtccacagctacagatcactgccagctctcagagaggacacacactcatccagcatcaacatccgtcctctgagacactttgaggacgtgacggctgctgtgtcagagctcagagagaaactacaggacgctctgagggaccactggacaaacatctcactgactgtgactcaggTGGAGGTTTTACTGCCTCAACCAGAGCCCACGACCAGAGCTGGATTCTTAAGATATGCTCAACAGATCacactggatccaaacacagctcATAGAGAGCTGTTATTGtctgaggagaacagaaaagtaacaaGAGTGACACAACAACAGTCTTATTCTGATCATCCAGACAGATTCACTAACAGGCCTcaggtcctgagcagagagagtctgactggacgttgttactgggaggtggagatcagagggaggaggtggtggtttGATGTAGCCGTCACATACAAGAGCATCAGGAGAGACGGGGGATCAGAAGACTCTAGACTTGGATTCAATGACAAATCTTGGTCGTTGTATTGTGGCCCAAACATTTATCACTTTTATCACAACAGTGTCAAAACTCCCGTCTCAGGTCCTCGGTCCTCCAGAGTGGGGGtgtacctggaccacagagcaggtgttctgtccttctacagcgtctctgagaccatgactctcctccacagagtccagacctccTTCACTCAGCCGCTACACGCTGGAGTCTGGATTAACTATAgtcctggatcctctgctgaGTTCTGTAAACTGACTTAG